A genome region from Primulina eburnea isolate SZY01 chromosome 9, ASM2296580v1, whole genome shotgun sequence includes the following:
- the LOC140841751 gene encoding uncharacterized protein isoform X2, whose protein sequence is MRKHGTFRFSVKTSAYVITASGVASLIYQCTDSPSHPSTRSLDFPFNFLNGVVRSSRAIFNIASCVVDYRRSLYGVPASSDEYGRVLSEIHQRSASKILKLCDANRGFYVKAGQFVAAMRQVPKEYSSTLSVLQDQAVPCNFEAIRDVIIRSLGKDLSEIFFSFNEQPVAAASIAQVHHAVLKDLQEVAVKVQYPGLQYLMKFDLATMDFLSRSVAWLYPDYRFHWMVSEFAKNIAFELDFIQEAKNSERAAKNFKNNSMVKIPCIYWDYTSSQVLTMQFSSGKKVDDLKFLKQTGISPLEVAKALVEVFAEMIFVHGFLHGDPHPGNILVSPHGPKGFSLVILDHGIYKSLDEEFRQNYCKLWEALILMDSQAILQLGDAFGVGKFSRYFPVIFTGRTIDSKSTLGSQMLPEERKNLKQELKSLKMEDISSFMESLPPHFLAIMRTDGLLRSLVSKLGAPQTIRLLAYAKFAIRGLSQDSSSVPGSAMFLVYRFKTAFKYIQLRLLLEIIELAAYMDNIRHKLATRLGRFILSLGDLVHCLRPF, encoded by the exons ATGAGGAAACATGGAACTTTCAGGTTCAGTGTGAAGACGTCAGCATACGTCATCACCGCATCTGGTGTCGCCTCTCTCATATACCAGTGCACCGATTCGCCAAGCCACCCTTCCACCCGCTCACTCGACTTCCCCTTCAACTTCCTAAACGGCGTCGTTCGCTCTTCTCGCGCCATCTTCAAC ATTGCTTCTTGCGTGGTTGATTACAGGCGTTCTCTGTACGGCGTGCCCGCAAGTTCGGATGAGTACGGGCGTGTATTATCCGAG ATTCATCAACGGTCAGCAAGCAAAATATTAAAACTATGTGATGCCAACAGAGGTTTCTATGTCAAAGCTGGTCAGTTTGTTGCAGCTATGCGTCAAGTACCCAAAGAATACTCATCTACTCTTTCAGTGTTACAAGATCAG GCAGTTCCTTGTAACTTTGAAGCCATCAGAGACGTTATAATCCGGAGTCTGGGGAAGGATTTATCAGAGAT ATTCTTCTCATTCAATGAACAGCCAGTTGCTGCTGCTTCAATCGCTCAAGTACACCATGCTGTGCTGAAAGATTTGCAAGAAGTGGCAGTCAAG GTCCAATATCCAGGACTACAATATTTGATGAAATTTGACCTTGCTACCATGGATTTTCTCTCAAGATCAGTTGCATGG CTTTATCCTGATTACAGGTTTCATTGGATGGTTTCAGAATTCGCAAAGAATATTGCTTTTGAACTTG ATTTCATTCAAGAGGCTAAAAACTCAGAAAGAGCAGCAAAAAACTTTAAAAACAACAGCATGGTCAAGATTCCTTGTATTTATTGG GATTATACAAGCAGCCAGGTTCTGACTATGCAGTTTTCCTCAGGAAAAAAG GTTGATGACTTGAAGTTTTTGAAGCAAACAGGAATTAGTCCTCTTGAG GTTGCAAAAGCCCTAGTGGAAGTGTTCGCTGAGATGATATTTGTCCATGGTTTCCTGCATGGAGACCCACATCCTGGGAATATATTAGTCTCTCCACATGGGCCCAAGGGCTTTTCATTAG TCATTCTGGATCACGGGATCTACAAGTCATTGGATGAAGAATTTCGACAGAACTATTGCAAACTCTGGGAGGCTTTAATTTTAATGGACTCGCAAGCGATATTGCAGCTAGGTGATGCCTTTGGTGTTGGGAAGTTCTCAAGATACTTTCCTGTCATATTTACTGGAAGAACCATTGACAG TAAATCTACACTTGGAAGTCAAATGCTACCTGAAGAGAGAAAAAATCTAAAGCAGGAGCTGAAGTCTCTAAAAATGGAGGACATATCTTCCTTTATGGAGTCATTACCTCCTCACTTTCTTGCCATCATGCGAACTGA CGGCCTACTAAGGTCTTTGGTCAGCAAGTTGGGTGCTCCTCAAACGATAAGACTACTGGCTTATGCTAAATTTGCAATACGTGGCCTCTCTCAAGATTCCAGTTCTGTACCAG GCTCTGCTATGTTTCTTGTCTACAGATTTAAGACAGCCTTCAAATATATACAACTGAGGTTACTTTTAG AAATAATTGAGTTGGCGGCTTACATGGATAACATCAGGCACAAATTAGCTACGAGATTGGGACGTTTCATTTTGTCACTTGGAGATCTAGTTCATTGTTTACGTCCCTTCTGA
- the LOC140841754 gene encoding autophagy protein 5-like isoform X2 — protein sequence MHVKACACLKGLPLVLCLGTLFTPLGAKCLMTMVYSNDMELLYSSFVLTGLLCSCSFLLRKFAMLSCFIKLVHLFYFLLISAHSRYIPTGVLFDLLCAEPERPWNITVHFRGYPGNLLIPCEGEESVKWNFINALKEAAYIINGNCKNIMNMSQSDQAELWLSVLKGRMEVYHGVSSKLKLEVAGDEFSFKLNSSSSKALQGINDSNATAPTRTGRIPVRLYLRSIVEDIDHLEDSHIVDNWDKISYINHPVEANGNCFTLYDAVKALLPELFADKSSIYANQRVEEVGEELRSEEASSSAGPEDTAEISSERAGSLSDNAEIKLVRIQGIEPKMEIPFAWIANNLMNPEHYLHICVYIKIREPINI from the exons ATGCACGTCAAAGCTTGTGCTTGCCTGAAGGGTTTGCCTCTTGTTTTGTGCCTGGGCACATTGTTTACTCCTCTAGGGGCTAAATGTTTAATGACTATGGTGTATTCTAATGATATGGAGCTACTGTATTCTAGTTTTGTTCTCACGGGGCTTCTATGTAGTTGTAGCTTCTTGTTAAGAAAATTTGCCATGTTGTCTTGTTTCATAAAATTAGTGCATCTCTTTTATTTCTTATTGATATCAGCCCATTCCAGGTATATACCTACAGGGGTACTTTTTGATCTTCTTTGTGCAGAACCAGAGAGACCTTGGAATATAACC GTGCATTTTAGAGGATACCCTGGGAATTTATTGATCCCTTGCGAAGGTGAAGAGAGTGTTAAGTGGAACTTTATTAATGCACTCAAAGAG GCTGCATATATTATCAATGGCAACTGCAAGAACATTATGAACATGTCTCAATCTGATCAGGCAGAACTTTGGCTCTCCGTGTTAAAGG GCCGGATGGAAGTTTATCACGGTGTTTCGTCCAAACTGAAACTTGAGGTAGCTGGAGATGAGTTTTCTTTCAAATTGAATTCTTCCAGTTCAAAAGCTCTCCAAGGCATTAATGACTCTAATGCTACTGCACCAACCAGGACAG GTAGAATTCCAGTTCGGTTGTACCTTCGGAGTATTGTTGAAGATATTGATCATTTAGAAGATTCTCATATTGTCGATAactgggacaaaatctcttaCATAAATCATCCTGTGGAGGCTAATG GAAATTGCTTCACCTTGTATGATGCCGTAAAAGCTCTGTTACCTGAGTTATTTGCGGATAAATCCTCAATTTATGCCAATCAACGTGTAGAAGAGGTTGGAGAAGAACTTAGATCAGAAGAGGCAAGTAGCTCAGCAGGTCCTGAAGATACTGCAGAAATATCTAGTGAACGTGCAGGGTCCCTATCAGACAATGCCGAGATCAAGCTTGTCCGGATTCAGGGAATCGAGCCAAAAATGGAAATTCCATTTGCCTGGATAGCAAACAATTTGATGAACCCTGAGCACTACCTTCATATCTGTGTATACATAAAAATCAGAGAACCAATCAACATatga
- the LOC140841754 gene encoding autophagy protein 5-like isoform X3 — protein sequence MTMDEYKAAGNEAQQYVWAGAIPLQIHLHDSEVTTLPPPSPALILASRFGYLPLLVPQIKPFFSSLLPPGVDTVHFRGYPGNLLIPCEGEESVKWNFINALKEAAYIINGNCKNIMNMSQSDQAELWLSVLKGRMEVYHGVSSKLKLEVAGDEFSFKLNSSSSKALQGINDSNATAPTRTGRIPVRLYLRSIVEDIDHLEDSHIVDNWDKISYINHPVEANGNCFTLYDAVKALLPELFADKSSIYANQRVEEVGEELRSEEASSSAGPEDTAEISSERAGSLSDNAEIKLVRIQGIEPKMEIPFAWIANNLMNPEHYLHICVYIKIREPINI from the exons ATGACAATGGACGAGTATAAGGCGGCAGGAAACGAAGCGCAGCAATATGTGTGGGCGGGAGCGATTCCACTTCAGATTCATCTCCACGATTCTGAAGTCACGACCCTTCCACCTCCGTCCCCCGCTTTG ATATTGGCCTCTCGGTTTGGATACTTGCCTCTGTTAGTTCCGCAGATTAAACCATTCTTTAGCAGTTTGCTTCCTCCTGGAGTTGACACT GTGCATTTTAGAGGATACCCTGGGAATTTATTGATCCCTTGCGAAGGTGAAGAGAGTGTTAAGTGGAACTTTATTAATGCACTCAAAGAG GCTGCATATATTATCAATGGCAACTGCAAGAACATTATGAACATGTCTCAATCTGATCAGGCAGAACTTTGGCTCTCCGTGTTAAAGG GCCGGATGGAAGTTTATCACGGTGTTTCGTCCAAACTGAAACTTGAGGTAGCTGGAGATGAGTTTTCTTTCAAATTGAATTCTTCCAGTTCAAAAGCTCTCCAAGGCATTAATGACTCTAATGCTACTGCACCAACCAGGACAG GTAGAATTCCAGTTCGGTTGTACCTTCGGAGTATTGTTGAAGATATTGATCATTTAGAAGATTCTCATATTGTCGATAactgggacaaaatctcttaCATAAATCATCCTGTGGAGGCTAATG GAAATTGCTTCACCTTGTATGATGCCGTAAAAGCTCTGTTACCTGAGTTATTTGCGGATAAATCCTCAATTTATGCCAATCAACGTGTAGAAGAGGTTGGAGAAGAACTTAGATCAGAAGAGGCAAGTAGCTCAGCAGGTCCTGAAGATACTGCAGAAATATCTAGTGAACGTGCAGGGTCCCTATCAGACAATGCCGAGATCAAGCTTGTCCGGATTCAGGGAATCGAGCCAAAAATGGAAATTCCATTTGCCTGGATAGCAAACAATTTGATGAACCCTGAGCACTACCTTCATATCTGTGTATACATAAAAATCAGAGAACCAATCAACATatga
- the LOC140841751 gene encoding uncharacterized protein isoform X3 gives MRKHGTFRFSVKTSAYVITASGVASLIYQCTDSPSHPSTRSLDFPFNFLNGVVRSSRAIFNIASCVVDYRRSLYGVPASSDEYGRVLSEIHQRSASKILKLCDANRGFYVKAGQFVAAMRQVPKEYSSTLSVLQDQAVPCNFEAIRDVIIRSLGKDLSEIFFSFNEQPVAAASIAQVHHAVLKDLQEVAVKLYPDYRFHWMVSEFAKNIAFELDFIQEAKNSERAAKNFKNNSMVKIPCIYWDYTSSQVLTMQFSSGKKVDDLKFLKQTGISPLEVAKALVEVFAEMIFVHGFLHGDPHPGNILVSPHGPKGFSLVILDHGIYKSLDEEFRQNYCKLWEALILMDSQAILQLGDAFGVGKFSRYFPVIFTGRTIDSKSTLGSQMLPEERKNLKQELKSLKMEDISSFMESLPPHFLAIMRTDGLLRSLVSKLGAPQTIRLLAYAKFAIRGLSQDSSSVPGSAMFLVYRFKTAFKYIQLRLLLEIIELAAYMDNIRHKLATRLGRFILSLGDLVHCLRPF, from the exons ATGAGGAAACATGGAACTTTCAGGTTCAGTGTGAAGACGTCAGCATACGTCATCACCGCATCTGGTGTCGCCTCTCTCATATACCAGTGCACCGATTCGCCAAGCCACCCTTCCACCCGCTCACTCGACTTCCCCTTCAACTTCCTAAACGGCGTCGTTCGCTCTTCTCGCGCCATCTTCAAC ATTGCTTCTTGCGTGGTTGATTACAGGCGTTCTCTGTACGGCGTGCCCGCAAGTTCGGATGAGTACGGGCGTGTATTATCCGAG ATTCATCAACGGTCAGCAAGCAAAATATTAAAACTATGTGATGCCAACAGAGGTTTCTATGTCAAAGCTGGTCAGTTTGTTGCAGCTATGCGTCAAGTACCCAAAGAATACTCATCTACTCTTTCAGTGTTACAAGATCAG GCAGTTCCTTGTAACTTTGAAGCCATCAGAGACGTTATAATCCGGAGTCTGGGGAAGGATTTATCAGAGAT ATTCTTCTCATTCAATGAACAGCCAGTTGCTGCTGCTTCAATCGCTCAAGTACACCATGCTGTGCTGAAAGATTTGCAAGAAGTGGCAGTCAAG CTTTATCCTGATTACAGGTTTCATTGGATGGTTTCAGAATTCGCAAAGAATATTGCTTTTGAACTTG ATTTCATTCAAGAGGCTAAAAACTCAGAAAGAGCAGCAAAAAACTTTAAAAACAACAGCATGGTCAAGATTCCTTGTATTTATTGG GATTATACAAGCAGCCAGGTTCTGACTATGCAGTTTTCCTCAGGAAAAAAG GTTGATGACTTGAAGTTTTTGAAGCAAACAGGAATTAGTCCTCTTGAG GTTGCAAAAGCCCTAGTGGAAGTGTTCGCTGAGATGATATTTGTCCATGGTTTCCTGCATGGAGACCCACATCCTGGGAATATATTAGTCTCTCCACATGGGCCCAAGGGCTTTTCATTAG TCATTCTGGATCACGGGATCTACAAGTCATTGGATGAAGAATTTCGACAGAACTATTGCAAACTCTGGGAGGCTTTAATTTTAATGGACTCGCAAGCGATATTGCAGCTAGGTGATGCCTTTGGTGTTGGGAAGTTCTCAAGATACTTTCCTGTCATATTTACTGGAAGAACCATTGACAG TAAATCTACACTTGGAAGTCAAATGCTACCTGAAGAGAGAAAAAATCTAAAGCAGGAGCTGAAGTCTCTAAAAATGGAGGACATATCTTCCTTTATGGAGTCATTACCTCCTCACTTTCTTGCCATCATGCGAACTGA CGGCCTACTAAGGTCTTTGGTCAGCAAGTTGGGTGCTCCTCAAACGATAAGACTACTGGCTTATGCTAAATTTGCAATACGTGGCCTCTCTCAAGATTCCAGTTCTGTACCAG GCTCTGCTATGTTTCTTGTCTACAGATTTAAGACAGCCTTCAAATATATACAACTGAGGTTACTTTTAG AAATAATTGAGTTGGCGGCTTACATGGATAACATCAGGCACAAATTAGCTACGAGATTGGGACGTTTCATTTTGTCACTTGGAGATCTAGTTCATTGTTTACGTCCCTTCTGA
- the LOC140841751 gene encoding uncharacterized protein isoform X1, with amino-acid sequence MRKHGTFRFSVKTSAYVITASGVASLIYQCTDSPSHPSTRSLDFPFNFLNGVVRSSRAIFNIASCVVDYRRSLYGVPASSDEYGRVLSEIHQRSASKILKLCDANRGFYVKAGQFVAAMRQVPKEYSSTLSVLQDQAVPCNFEAIRDVIIRSLGKDLSEIFFSFNEQPVAAASIAQVHHAVLKDLQEVAVKVQYPGLQYLMKFDLATMDFLSRSVAWVRFKWLISLKFWFHWMVSEFAKNIAFELDFIQEAKNSERAAKNFKNNSMVKIPCIYWDYTSSQVLTMQFSSGKKVDDLKFLKQTGISPLEVAKALVEVFAEMIFVHGFLHGDPHPGNILVSPHGPKGFSLVILDHGIYKSLDEEFRQNYCKLWEALILMDSQAILQLGDAFGVGKFSRYFPVIFTGRTIDSKSTLGSQMLPEERKNLKQELKSLKMEDISSFMESLPPHFLAIMRTDGLLRSLVSKLGAPQTIRLLAYAKFAIRGLSQDSSSVPGSAMFLVYRFKTAFKYIQLRLLLEIIELAAYMDNIRHKLATRLGRFILSLGDLVHCLRPF; translated from the exons ATGAGGAAACATGGAACTTTCAGGTTCAGTGTGAAGACGTCAGCATACGTCATCACCGCATCTGGTGTCGCCTCTCTCATATACCAGTGCACCGATTCGCCAAGCCACCCTTCCACCCGCTCACTCGACTTCCCCTTCAACTTCCTAAACGGCGTCGTTCGCTCTTCTCGCGCCATCTTCAAC ATTGCTTCTTGCGTGGTTGATTACAGGCGTTCTCTGTACGGCGTGCCCGCAAGTTCGGATGAGTACGGGCGTGTATTATCCGAG ATTCATCAACGGTCAGCAAGCAAAATATTAAAACTATGTGATGCCAACAGAGGTTTCTATGTCAAAGCTGGTCAGTTTGTTGCAGCTATGCGTCAAGTACCCAAAGAATACTCATCTACTCTTTCAGTGTTACAAGATCAG GCAGTTCCTTGTAACTTTGAAGCCATCAGAGACGTTATAATCCGGAGTCTGGGGAAGGATTTATCAGAGAT ATTCTTCTCATTCAATGAACAGCCAGTTGCTGCTGCTTCAATCGCTCAAGTACACCATGCTGTGCTGAAAGATTTGCAAGAAGTGGCAGTCAAG GTCCAATATCCAGGACTACAATATTTGATGAAATTTGACCTTGCTACCATGGATTTTCTCTCAAGATCAGTTGCATGGGTGAGATTTAAATGGCTCATTAGCTTAAAATTTTG GTTTCATTGGATGGTTTCAGAATTCGCAAAGAATATTGCTTTTGAACTTG ATTTCATTCAAGAGGCTAAAAACTCAGAAAGAGCAGCAAAAAACTTTAAAAACAACAGCATGGTCAAGATTCCTTGTATTTATTGG GATTATACAAGCAGCCAGGTTCTGACTATGCAGTTTTCCTCAGGAAAAAAG GTTGATGACTTGAAGTTTTTGAAGCAAACAGGAATTAGTCCTCTTGAG GTTGCAAAAGCCCTAGTGGAAGTGTTCGCTGAGATGATATTTGTCCATGGTTTCCTGCATGGAGACCCACATCCTGGGAATATATTAGTCTCTCCACATGGGCCCAAGGGCTTTTCATTAG TCATTCTGGATCACGGGATCTACAAGTCATTGGATGAAGAATTTCGACAGAACTATTGCAAACTCTGGGAGGCTTTAATTTTAATGGACTCGCAAGCGATATTGCAGCTAGGTGATGCCTTTGGTGTTGGGAAGTTCTCAAGATACTTTCCTGTCATATTTACTGGAAGAACCATTGACAG TAAATCTACACTTGGAAGTCAAATGCTACCTGAAGAGAGAAAAAATCTAAAGCAGGAGCTGAAGTCTCTAAAAATGGAGGACATATCTTCCTTTATGGAGTCATTACCTCCTCACTTTCTTGCCATCATGCGAACTGA CGGCCTACTAAGGTCTTTGGTCAGCAAGTTGGGTGCTCCTCAAACGATAAGACTACTGGCTTATGCTAAATTTGCAATACGTGGCCTCTCTCAAGATTCCAGTTCTGTACCAG GCTCTGCTATGTTTCTTGTCTACAGATTTAAGACAGCCTTCAAATATATACAACTGAGGTTACTTTTAG AAATAATTGAGTTGGCGGCTTACATGGATAACATCAGGCACAAATTAGCTACGAGATTGGGACGTTTCATTTTGTCACTTGGAGATCTAGTTCATTGTTTACGTCCCTTCTGA
- the LOC140841753 gene encoding protein ALTERED XYLOGLUCAN 9-like — MMFGAVQLGLLAACVVLFVPMGMAGWHLSRNKMLFFSCALFITLAVGVHLMPYFPSVSDFLSPTDIITSPTGESSLRRDSCLFFLHSGVYSADDECENDNGCKKRSWEWIQSGKVAECQFQRLKKLDASILLNGSWVVVAGDSQARLMVVSLLELVMGSEEMERVRGDLFKRHTDYSVVVDEIALKLDFLWAPYVRNLTELMVRFKGNNNYPDVVVMGAGLWDMLHLNNVSDYGVSLTQFKDSCLALMPVSSDLDAIDGGLSQAPSNQLVHFFWLGIPTLINSILNTAEKRERMTDTVCDLYNNKLIESELLRQSGGPLLNLDIRLLSELCGPQCTVDGMHYDQLVYDAAVQIMLNALLIESNQKLQ; from the coding sequence ATGATGTTCGGGGCCGTCCAGTTGGGGCTATTGGCGGCCTGTGTAGTGTTGTTTGTGCCTATGGGAATGGCGGGTTGGCATTTGAGCCGTAACAAGATGCTTTTTTTTAGCTGTGCCCTCTTCATTACTCTAGCTGTTGGTGTTCATCTGATGCCGTATTTCCCTTCAGTCTCCGATTTCCTTTCGCCGACGGATATAATTACGTCCCCTACTGGTGAGTCTTCTTTGCGTCGTGATTCGTGTCTCTTCTTTTTACATAGTGGTGTGTATAGTGCTGATGATGAATGTGAGAATGACAATGGTTGTAAAAAGAGATCTTGGGAGTGGATTCAATCTGGTAAGGTTGCTGAATGTCAGTTTCAGAGGTTGAAGAAGTTGGATGCATCTATTTTGTTAAACGGGTCTTGGGTGGTGGTTGCCGGTGATTCTCAGGCGAGGTTAATGGTGGTTTCTTTGTTAGAGTTAGTGATGGGATCCGAGGAAATGGAGAGAGTGAGGGGGGATTTGTTCAAGAGGCATACTGATTATTCAGTGGTGGTGGATGAGATTGCTCTGAAGTTGGATTTTCTTTGGGCTCCATATGTTAGAAATTTGACTGAATTGATGGTTCGTTTTAAGGGAAACAACAATTACCCTGATGTTGTTGTGATGGGAGCTGGATTATGGGATATGCTGCATCTGAACAATGTCTCAGATTATGGTGTTTCATTAACGCAATTCAAGGATTCTTGCTTGGCTCTTATGCCGGTCTCATCGGATTTAGATGCTATCGATGGAGGGCTAAGCCAGGCTCCATCCAACCAGCTGGTGCATTTCTTTTGGCTCGGGATTCCAACATTGATAAATTCAATTCTGAACACAGCGGAGAAGAGGGAGAGGATGACTGATACAGTGTGTGATTTATATAATAACAAACTTATTGAAAGCGAGCTACTGCGACAATCGGGTGGGCCACTTTTGAATCTAGATATTCGATTGTTAAGTGAATTATGTGGACCTCAATGTACAGTTGACGGAATGCATTATGATCAACTTGTTTATGATGCCGCCGTTCAAATAATGCTGAATGCATTGCTCATTGAATCTAACCAGAAGCTACAATAA
- the LOC140840904 gene encoding glutathione S-transferase U19-like: protein MSKDDLVLLALWVSPFSLRVKIALEEKGLSYEAREEDIFGGKSDLLLKSNPIYEKVPVLLHNGKPIVESSNIVYYIDETWASPPLLPACAYGRSRARFWADFIDKKVFDAGSLIWKSKGEELEGAKKEFIDILEKLEGAMGGKDYFGGDEFGFVDVVLVGLVAWFDAYEKYGGFKIEDECPRIGSWIEKCMRRESVAKILPNPKQVCEFVGMLTSFSTKNF from the exons ATGTCAAAAGATGATCTTGTTCTCTTGGCTCTCTGGGTTAGTCCATTCTCTTTGAGAGTTAAAATTGCTCTGGAGGAGAAAGGATTGAGCTATGAAGCCCGAGAGGAGGACATATTTGGAGGGAAGAGTGATTTGTTGCTGAAATCGAACCCGATTTATGAGAAAGTTCCTGTTCTTCTGCACAATGGTAAACCCATTGTTGAATCATCCAACATCGTGTATTACATCGATGAGACTTGGGCTTCGCCGCCGCTGCTCCCGGCTTGCGCCTATGGAAGATCCCGGGCTCGATTCTGGGCTGATTTCATCGACAAAAAG GTGTTTGATGCTGGAAGCTTGATATGGAAGAGTAAGGGCGAGGAATTGGAGGGTGCTAAGAAAGAGTTCATTGACATTTTGGAGAAGCTAGAGGGGGCAATGGGAGGAAAGGACTACTTCGGTGGAGATGAATTCGGGTTCGTAGATGTCGTGCTCGTCGGGCTCGTTGCATGGTTTGATGCCTACGAGAAATATGGTGGATTCAAGATTGAAGATGAGTGTCCCAGGATTGGATCTTGGATCGAGAAATGTATGAGAAGGGAAAGTGTTGCTAAAATTCTGCCAAATCCTAAACAAGTTTGTGAGTTCGTGGGGATGCTCACATCATTCTCCACCAAAAATTTCTAA
- the LOC140841754 gene encoding autophagy protein 5-like isoform X1: MTMDEYKAAGNEAQQYVWAGAIPLQIHLHDSEVTTLPPPSPALILASRFGYLPLLVPQIKPFFSSLLPPGVDTVWFDYKGLPLKWYIPTGVLFDLLCAEPERPWNITVHFRGYPGNLLIPCEGEESVKWNFINALKEAAYIINGNCKNIMNMSQSDQAELWLSVLKGRMEVYHGVSSKLKLEVAGDEFSFKLNSSSSKALQGINDSNATAPTRTGRIPVRLYLRSIVEDIDHLEDSHIVDNWDKISYINHPVEANGNCFTLYDAVKALLPELFADKSSIYANQRVEEVGEELRSEEASSSAGPEDTAEISSERAGSLSDNAEIKLVRIQGIEPKMEIPFAWIANNLMNPEHYLHICVYIKIREPINI, translated from the exons ATGACAATGGACGAGTATAAGGCGGCAGGAAACGAAGCGCAGCAATATGTGTGGGCGGGAGCGATTCCACTTCAGATTCATCTCCACGATTCTGAAGTCACGACCCTTCCACCTCCGTCCCCCGCTTTG ATATTGGCCTCTCGGTTTGGATACTTGCCTCTGTTAGTTCCGCAGATTAAACCATTCTTTAGCAGTTTGCTTCCTCCTGGAGTTGACACTGTATGGTTTGACTACAAAGGTTTACCGCTCAAATG GTATATACCTACAGGGGTACTTTTTGATCTTCTTTGTGCAGAACCAGAGAGACCTTGGAATATAACC GTGCATTTTAGAGGATACCCTGGGAATTTATTGATCCCTTGCGAAGGTGAAGAGAGTGTTAAGTGGAACTTTATTAATGCACTCAAAGAG GCTGCATATATTATCAATGGCAACTGCAAGAACATTATGAACATGTCTCAATCTGATCAGGCAGAACTTTGGCTCTCCGTGTTAAAGG GCCGGATGGAAGTTTATCACGGTGTTTCGTCCAAACTGAAACTTGAGGTAGCTGGAGATGAGTTTTCTTTCAAATTGAATTCTTCCAGTTCAAAAGCTCTCCAAGGCATTAATGACTCTAATGCTACTGCACCAACCAGGACAG GTAGAATTCCAGTTCGGTTGTACCTTCGGAGTATTGTTGAAGATATTGATCATTTAGAAGATTCTCATATTGTCGATAactgggacaaaatctcttaCATAAATCATCCTGTGGAGGCTAATG GAAATTGCTTCACCTTGTATGATGCCGTAAAAGCTCTGTTACCTGAGTTATTTGCGGATAAATCCTCAATTTATGCCAATCAACGTGTAGAAGAGGTTGGAGAAGAACTTAGATCAGAAGAGGCAAGTAGCTCAGCAGGTCCTGAAGATACTGCAGAAATATCTAGTGAACGTGCAGGGTCCCTATCAGACAATGCCGAGATCAAGCTTGTCCGGATTCAGGGAATCGAGCCAAAAATGGAAATTCCATTTGCCTGGATAGCAAACAATTTGATGAACCCTGAGCACTACCTTCATATCTGTGTATACATAAAAATCAGAGAACCAATCAACATatga